In Streptomyces longhuiensis, the following proteins share a genomic window:
- a CDS encoding FMN reductase — translation MKLVVVSAGLSAPSSSRILADRLTQAVTSQVAGADVDVTVVELRDLAVETAHNLVTGFPGPALREALDAVAGADGLIAVSPVFSASYSGLFKSFFDVLDKDALTGKPVLVGATGGTPRHSLVLEHAMRPLFAYLRAVVVPTAVYAASQDWGAEGLEQRVERAGGELARLMTGLAAARPAPVEWGDDVIPFERQLAALRAE, via the coding sequence ATGAAGCTCGTCGTCGTGTCGGCGGGGCTGAGCGCCCCGTCGTCGAGCAGGATCCTCGCCGACCGGCTCACGCAGGCGGTGACCTCGCAGGTCGCGGGCGCCGACGTGGACGTGACCGTCGTCGAACTGCGTGACCTCGCCGTCGAGACGGCGCACAACCTGGTCACCGGGTTCCCCGGGCCCGCCCTCAGGGAGGCGCTCGACGCGGTGGCCGGGGCGGACGGCCTGATCGCCGTGTCGCCGGTGTTCTCGGCCTCGTACAGCGGTCTGTTCAAGTCCTTCTTCGACGTGCTCGACAAGGACGCGCTCACCGGGAAGCCGGTGCTCGTCGGGGCGACCGGCGGCACGCCGCGGCACTCGCTCGTCCTGGAGCACGCGATGCGTCCGCTGTTCGCGTACCTGCGGGCCGTGGTCGTGCCGACCGCCGTGTACGCGGCGTCGCAGGACTGGGGAGCGGAGGGTCTCGAGCAGCGCGTCGAACGGGCGGGCGGCGAGCTCGCCCGGCTCATGACCGGGCTCGCGGCGGCCCGCCCGGCGCCGGTGGAGTGGGGCGACGACGTCATCCCCTTCGAGCGGCAGCTCGCCGCGCTGCGGGCGGAGTAG